The genomic DNA GAAGAATAAAATCTTCACCGCCCGGCAGGCTGTTGAAGGTTATTCCGCTGGCGGGGTGGGCGTCTCGCTGGTAGGGAGTCCTTGCAAAAAATTTCCCAGCGAGTCGGCGACCACCCGCGCCACCAGTTGCAGCATGGTCAGCAGGTCGATATCGTCAAACGCCATTTCGCCATGCTGGCAGACCGGCACCCAGCCTTTCATGTGCTCGCGTGAAACAACGGAAAGGCAGGGGAACAGGATAGCGTCCACATCGCCATCACTCAGATCGGACACAGCATTAGCAATTTTGGGCAGGATAGTAGCCATCGCGCCTTCGGTGTCTTTGCTGCTGATCTTCTCCTGAACGCTCCGGAAGTCAGAAACCATCCCGGCCAGCACCGGCAACAGCTTTCGGGACACCTTCAGCTGTTCGAAAACGCTGAGCTTTGCAGTGCGATATTTCACGCCTTTAATTTCGAATTCCATGCGTTAAAACTCCCCGAGCAGCTGGTCAATCTTGCCGCAGTCGAACACCCAGGCAACAGTCCCGCCCTCTTTGGCGTTATTGAAATCAGGCTGTTTCTGGAATGCACACGAACGCGCAGTAGAAATATCACCCGATGCCGTGTTGCGAATGACGATCACGTTATTGCCCCAGGTGGCAGAGGACTGGCTTTGCGCGTTATACGCCAGAGACAGCTTCTTGTTCACGGGGGAGGTTTTCAGCAGCGTCACCGTAATGGTGCCTGACTTATCGGCGTGCAGGCTGTGCATCACTTCGCCATCGGCACCGATGGTCATGGTGTTCTTGTTGCCGCCCATGGTCTGGGTGATACCTTCCTCAGAGTTCGCAGAACCCTGACCAAGATCGATAACGCCGGTCGGCCCGGTGAGCGACGCGGTTACATCGAGAAAAGAATAAGTTGCCATTTATCGCTCCTTAGCGAACCACGTTGATCTGCACATCGGCATAATGAACTGCGCCAGCCAGCTTACAGGCCACCTCGATTAACGGTGCTTTGCGCGCTTCGCGGTCGGCCTGCGCCTGTTCGGACAGCGGTTGCGCATACACGTAATAGCCTTTGGTCAGCGTATCGCCGGAATTCAGCTGTCCGATAGGGCCACCATTCCACACGCCAGCAGCTACCAGACCGTTCGTGACGGACTGATCCATGGACTGTTCAACGTTGGAAAGCAGACGGGTCACACCGGCATCAGTCTGCGGAATTTTGGTGGTACTGGTGTAAAGCAGGTTATAGAGGTTGGTCTGAACGTAGTTCTGCAACCAGTCGAGCCCGTGGCGCTCGTCGAAGAAGTCGCCGTTCGCCATGACTCCCTGTTGCAGGATCGCCGTGTCGTTGGCGTAGTACACGAACACGTTCGCATTCTTCGCATCCACAGACGCAGCCTGTCCTACCGTCAGCGTTTCGTAGGTTACGCTTGGTTCCTGTTTGAATTTCAGGGTAATGGTGGTATTGCTGCCGTTGAAATTGACAGTAAACGCACGACCGAAAGCAGAAACCGCCGCATAAGGGCTGCTGGTGGAATACTGAATAAAGGTACGGGCATACTTGCCAGCCTTTAATTTCGACGCAACATCGGTCGTCGAAGTCGTGCTGATAATCTCGGCGTCGGCAGATGTTACCCCGAAAATGCGGCTCAAACTGGACGCTTCGATGAGTTTAGCAACCTCAATCACGTCGTCAGCATCAAGCACATCAGCGCTATCAGCAACATCATCAGCGACAACCAGCCCATACCAGTTGGTATATTGCAGGCAGGCATTAACAGCTTGCACAATGGTTTCCACGCTTCCACCTTCGGAAGAGGTCAGAGTCTTCGCCCAGCGGCCAACATAAACCTGCGTCGGCTTCGGCGACTGGCTGAAGAAAACCTGCGCCGCTTCATATTCCGGGCTGTCGACTCCGAAGTCCTCGCCAATGTCCTCAACGGACGCATAAAGGCGAACGCGCTCCTGCACCGGAATGACAGTGGAAGAACCGAGGATCAGCAGCGCGCCGAAGTTACGACCAGTAGCCGCTTTCGGCGAGATGATCACATCAACGTTTACAACGTTGGATACAGGTAAGCCCTGCGTCATAATTTATTCTCCAAAAAAGGTGACTGGCGCTTCCACCAGCGATTTAATGCCGTACTCGCGCACAACCTTCCGGCGCAGGCGCACCGTCATGTCGTAGCGGCGAACCCATTGCTGGTTGATAAGTTCGGGGAAAGGGGTCAGACCGGTATAGTCGCCAAGGGACAAACCAAGCGCGTTAAGCTCAGCATTGTTTTGCGGGACAGATATGCCATCGCGAAAACGGGACGCATAAGACATGCCAGCCGGACCATAGAACGACGCCATACACTCGAACGTTTCATGCCGCCAGAGCTGAGCGCCCTCATCGGTCTGCCTGGTGAATGCAGGACTGTTATCAATGGGCCACCCGGTAACGCCGAACGCACACCAGTTCGTTTCAACTGACGGTAGTGATGGCTGTTCTTTCTGCCAGCGCGGGCGAACCATCCCAGCCGGCAAGCCGGAAACGTTGCGCATCCACTGGCTTAACAGCCTGTCGAGCGCTTCGTCATAATCCGGATCGCCGCTGGTGGGTGTCAGCCATCCGCGCTCTGTGCTGGTGTTATTGCTCAACGGGATTACCCCCATCAAACGGCAACAGTTCACAATGTGCCTGGACGAAGCCAGCACCGTAAGCGGTATACGGGTCGACGAACGTCACACGATAATCACGGTTCTGATACGTCACGATATCGGCATCACGGCCAGTCTGCCCCTGCGTGAGTCGCTCAGTCGTCACAATGAGAATCGCGCCACTGATAACCTGCCCGGCCTGCATGCGGCGGTTTTCCAAAGAGCGGTCAACGGTAACAACCCCTGCAAACTGCGTTTTAACTTCGCTGTCGCTGCCGATCCCGTCATCGTCCACCGTTTGCGCGCGACGTGTTACCCACAGGTTGAAGTCGCAAAAATCGGGGTCAAAAAGCACGTCTGTTACATCAAGAGTCGGCATCTTTATCCCTCACAACATGGGTAATCGCGGCAATATACTTGCCAGTATCGTAAAGAGGCTTAGCCAAAGCGGTTCCCGGAGATTCACCAGCAGTCCGTCGCGCAAGTTCCGCTTTCGCACCTTTGCGACCACGGCGCGCGCGTGCTTCAACGGTGCTATCTGCAAGCGGAGTAAAATCGGCAGCTTTGATGTAATTTTTCACACCTCTTGCTGCCATTGTACCTGCACGGTTGAGCGCTCTTTCCGCACCCGCCGCATTACCATCAAGCGCAGCCTGCG from Klebsiella sp. WP3-W18-ESBL-02 includes the following:
- a CDS encoding DUF3383 family protein, with the protein product MTQGLPVSNVVNVDVIISPKAATGRNFGALLILGSSTVIPVQERVRLYASVEDIGEDFGVDSPEYEAAQVFFSQSPKPTQVYVGRWAKTLTSSEGGSVETIVQAVNACLQYTNWYGLVVADDVADSADVLDADDVIEVAKLIEASSLSRIFGVTSADAEIISTTSTTDVASKLKAGKYARTFIQYSTSSPYAAVSAFGRAFTVNFNGSNTTITLKFKQEPSVTYETLTVGQAASVDAKNANVFVYYANDTAILQQGVMANGDFFDERHGLDWLQNYVQTNLYNLLYTSTTKIPQTDAGVTRLLSNVEQSMDQSVTNGLVAAGVWNGGPIGQLNSGDTLTKGYYVYAQPLSEQAQADREARKAPLIEVACKLAGAVHYADVQINVVR
- a CDS encoding phage tail assembly chaperone is translated as MEFEIKGVKYRTAKLSVFEQLKVSRKLLPVLAGMVSDFRSVQEKISSKDTEGAMATILPKIANAVSDLSDGDVDAILFPCLSVVSREHMKGWVPVCQHGEMAFDDIDLLTMLQLVARVVADSLGNFLQGLPTSETPTPPAE
- a CDS encoding DUF3277 family protein yields the protein MATYSFLDVTASLTGPTGVIDLGQGSANSEEGITQTMGGNKNTMTIGADGEVMHSLHADKSGTITVTLLKTSPVNKKLSLAYNAQSQSSATWGNNVIVIRNTASGDISTARSCAFQKQPDFNNAKEGGTVAWVFDCGKIDQLLGEF